The sequence below is a genomic window from Calditrichota bacterium.
AAAAAGGATATTGGTCTTGGGTGGCACGGGTATGCTGGGGGCGCCTGTTGCAAGAAATTTAAAACAACAAGGATTTCAAGTCCGCATCATGACGCGAAATAAAGAGAAAGCCCAAAAACTCTTTGACGACTCATTTGAAATAGTGACCGGCGATGTGACCGACGCTAACGATACGGAGAAGGCTCTTAATGGCTGTTACGGCGTTCATATAAATTTGCAGCCTTCTATTGAACTATCAGTCGCTGAAAATATTCTAAATGTTGCTTCCCGCTTGGGCTTACAGCGGATCACTTACCTTTCCGGAGCAACTACTTTTATTAAAAATCCAAAAATTCCTCTCGCCAAACAAAAACTAAAAGTGGAAAAATTGATAAAAGAGAGCGGAATCCCTTATACTTTCTTTTGCCCAACTGGTGCAATGGAAAATATTCTCTCGATGATTCGGGGAAATCGAGCAAATGTCATAGGCAAAAAACCAGTATATGTGCATTGGTTTGCTGCTGAAGATTTGGGGCGCATGGTAGCTAAATCATATACCACCGAAAAGGCTGCAAATAAAAAACTATGTATCCATGGCCCGGAAAAATTGTCTTCACGTGAAGCACTGCAGCGGTATTGTTCCGAAATACATCCTGAAATTAAAAATCTCGGTTCAATTCCTTTCTGGCTCGCTAAAATTATCGGCGTGATGGCTAAAAACGAGAGTTTAAAAAACGATGTTCCTGTAATGGTTCATTTTGCAAAAAAGGGTGAACCTGGGGATCCGACAGAAGCCAATAATATCCTCGGTGCGCCAGCAATCACATTAGACGAATGGATCAAACAAAGAAAAGCGAAACTCAGTACCGCGACTGCATAGTTAGCTACTGAAAATGTTGACATATTTACAGCGCCATTCTACCCATATTTAAATGAAAGCGCATTTACACAATGAACAGTATCAGCGACTTGATTAGAAGCACGCAGTAAGCGCGGGCGCACAAGTGCAAATCCTTGAGACTGCGCTTTGACGCGCGAATTTTGGATTAAGAGCGGAAAGAAAAGACCACAGCGGACAAAATGTTAGGGAGGGAACATCTGCCGGAAACGAGCCTTTTGCTAAATCGTTACTATGAATTGTAACAATTTTCGGAGACATGCAAATTTATTTGAAAAGAATTGAAACCAACTGCAAAAAGACCATTCTTGGGAATGACGCTATTTGTTTTTGAAATCAGCAGCAAACTCTTTCTGCGAGCACGATCGAATCATCGGAACGTCATGCAACACGGCTAACATTTCCGCCACGATTGCTACGGCAATTTCCCCGGGAGTTTCTGTGCCGATGTTTAACCCGATCGGCGCGTGCACTTTTTCAATCAATTTTTCTGAAATCCCCTTTTTGATTAAATTTTGCCTCATTTCCCTGATTTTTTTGGGCGATCCCATGGCACCAATGTAGCGCGCTGGCGAGGAAATGACTTTTTCCAACACTAACTCATCTTTTGAGTGCCGGGGCGTGACAATCACGAGCCAATCATTGGCTGAAATTTCGACTTTTTCCAGATAATTTTGAAACTGGGCACAGATCAATTCACAATTTTCCGGGAAAAAATCTTTGTCGACAATTTCTTCTCGCTCATCAACGACGCGAATTTTCCACCCAGCTTCGTTAGCCACGTTGGCAATGGCGCGTCCGACGTGGCCGCCGCCAAATATTGTCAATCGTTTTTCCGGCAGCACTGGCTCGTAAAAAATCGTCATCTTTCCGCCGCAAATCATCTTTCCAGTTTCCAGTTGGTCAAGCAGATACTCTTTCAGAACAGGTTTCCCTGACCGTAAAACTTGCACTGCTTCGCGAAACGCCTGCACTTCAATAGCGCCGCCGCCGACGGTTCCTTCTGAAGCTCCGTCGGCAAAAACGATCGCTTTGGCGCCTGATTTTCGCGGCGTTGCCCCTTTGGAGTCAACAACAGTAACTATGCAAAAAGGAATATTCTTCTTTTTCCAGTCTGCTATTCTCTCATGATTAATTTCCATTTCTATTCCCAAGCTTTGACAGAAATAAACAAAAATGCACTCGCAGCAAAAAACGAAAGCTTCACAAAGACAAGTTAATATTTTTCAGATAAAAATCAACAAAATTATTGACAATATTTGCGGTAAGCAGTTTCTGTGTTGATGTTAATTAATATTCCCGGATCGGAAACCGCGACGTAGCGAATGAGTTGTCTGTTTTCAGCAAACACATCGCGCAAAGTGGCGGAAAGGGCTTTTTGTAAAATTTTTGAGAAAAGGATTGCGGGAATAATTACCGGATGGCCCGATTTTTTTCCCAAACTGGGGATGATGACGGAATTTTGATGACTTCGAAAGTCACTCGCGAGAACTTCGTACGTAGTCTTTTTTACCAAAGGGTAATCCACCGGAATGATTAAAATTCCCGAAGAAAACTTTGCAAGGTGCTCAACGCCAATGCGAACGGAAGAAAACATGCCGTTTTCAGGGGCTTCATTAATTAAAATTTTCATTGGTAGCTTTAATTTTTCAATTACAGAACGATTTGAATGATTGACGACAGAAACGACGGGCGAGAAATTGGCTTGCAGGCTATTTTCAACAATGGTTCGCAGGAAACTTTTCCCGCGACAGGACAATAATGGCTTCACACCAATATTTTTTAATCTGCTTCCAAAACCAGCAGCTAAGATCAAACATGAAAGCGAGTTGCTTTTTTCCTTTTGATGAGTGGCAAAATTCATAAAACCGAGCACCGCATTATTTCTGCTCGTAGCGGATTTTGAAAAACGATGGATTTTCTTCTAACCCGCCCCAGGAGTTTTTCGTCAAATCAACCGTCAAAAATGTTTTTTTGTCCGGGAAAACCATTACCTTTTCTCTTGCCTTGATGAGAAATTTCTCAATTTTCCAGCCCGTTGAAGCATAATATTTTGCTTCAATTTCATAAATGCCCGGTTGAAGCAACATGTGATAGCTATAATTCCTGGTCATATTTGTTACTTCATGGTCCGGTTTGATCAAATAGCCATTGATGAAAAGCTCCGCATAATTTTTGTAATTTTTGCTCTCATCGGCCACATTTTCGATGGCAATGATTAAATTTTTCTCCTGACTCTTGCGAAAATATTCTGGCAAGGGCTGCGCCGGCGGGATGGCTGTGTAAACCTCATCGACACTCAACTTTTTGGGGCCGGCACAACTCGTTAAAACTGCAGCAATGGCAAGAAGTAAAATGGCATAAATTTTGATTTTTTCTTGCATTGATCCACTCCTTCTGACATTTTCAAAATTCCTGTCATAACTTTAGACGAAGCGGGATGCAGAAAGTTTACAGAAATTACGTCAATTTTTCCAGGCTCATGATAATTTCAAGGAGTCAGGTCTAAATAAACTGGCTTTTTTAGCGACCGTCTTTCGTCAGCTCGTTTCATCAGGTTTTTTTACCAATTCAAACAATTTCGCCTCGATGAAGATCTTAAACAATTCCGCGTCGACTTTGCCATCTTTGACTTCGTAGCCAATGATGTCCAGGGCTTTTTGTTCAGGAACTGCTTTTTTGTACGGTCTGTCCCATGCGGTAAGCGCATCGTAAATATCAGCGATAACCATCATTCTCGACTGGATGGGAATTTCCGGCGCCGACAGACGGCGCGGATACCCGCTTCCATCCAATTTTTCATGATGCGCATAGGCAATTTCCGGGACGGATCTCAATTCGCGCGTCCAGGGAATTTTTTCCAGAAAATTATAAGTGTGCGTCACGTGGGATTCGATTTCCAGCCGCTCTTCATTGCTCAAACTGCCTTTTGGAATGGACAGCCGGGCTATTTCTTCTTCTGTGAGAAGATGCGTGGATTTTCCGTTGGCATCGATCTCCAGCGTCGCGATTTGCTGCAATTTTTCCAATTTGGAATCATTGAGCACGGTGGGTTCGTTGACTTCACAAACGATTTGTAAAAATTCATCCAGTTTTCTAATTTTCTCCTGGGTTTCCCAGTCCAATCTTTCAAACAGTTCCATCGCCTTTTGTTTTTCATAATCCAGCAGAAATTTTATCTTTCTGTCCGCGGATTTCAATTTTGTCGCTTGCGTCAAAATTTTAAAACGATTTTTAACGGTATCCAATTCGTAAGGAAACAGCTTTTTTGCTTTCACCAGAATGTTTTCTCGCACGCCAATTTTGCCGAAATCGTGCAGCAATGCGGCGTACTGAATTTGCTGAAACTCTTCTCGTGAAAAATGCACATCTTTGAATTTTCCTGTTCCGATCCGATCCACTTGTTTTGCCAATGCGCTGGTCAACGTCGCGACGCGCTCGGAATGTCCAAAGGTTGTCGGATCTCTTTGTTCAATGGCGTGCACCGACGCTTTAATGAAACCCTCGAACAGATTCTTGATATCTTCGTACAAACGATTGTTTTCAATGGAAACCGCCGCCTGACTCGCCAGAGAACTCGCTAAATCCACGCATTTTTCATCGAATTCAATGATTTCTTCCTCGATCACGGCCGGTGAACTGAGCAGCACGTCCCAGTGTTTTTTGCGATTGATCAGTTGCAAAACTCCGATCATTTCATCCTTGTGGTTGAGCATGGGAATGACCAACATGGATTTCGTCCGATAGCCCACAGCTTCGTCAAAAGAGCGGTTGTGCGTAAGGCCTGATTCTTTCGAAAGTTCGTAAACGTCCGAAATATTCAAAACTTTCCCTGTCAGTGCGACGTTTCCGGCGATGCTTTTTTTCTCAATGGGCATCACCGATTCGGTGAAATCAATGGGAATCGTGTCGCAGTGCGCCAATTTAAAGCGGAGCTGTTTGTCCGCCAGATAATTTTTCGAGTCTTCTTCCCTATCCGGTATTTTTTCCACCAGATACAGACTGCCGGCGTCGGCGCCGGTGATCTCTCTGCTTTTGCTCAAAATGGTTTCCAAAAGCTTGTCCGGGTCCCGCTCCGCAGAAAGAGCCACGCCGATGTCGTTCAACTCGTGCAATTCTTTCGCTTGAATATTGAGCCGATACGCTAATTCGAATAATTGCCTCTTGTGTTTGAGATAATTGCTCGCATTCATCAGAGCCAGCAAAGATTTGTGATAATCCGGCGGCAAGGTGATTGTTTGCACTGATTCGAATAAAACATCGCCGTGAGCAGACAGCAGTTCCGCTATCGCATCTTCGCCCAATCCGATCAGCGCGACGCGTTCGGCAAGCTCGGGAAATTTTTTGTGCAAACCGCGGATTTCTGCCATACCTGAGGCATCCGAGATGAAAATAAAATATTTGTGCTCGCCGATGAAATCGATGATTTCTGATTTCTCAGTGCTTTTTTTGACCAAAAAATTAAAATGTTTGTAAACGAACGCTTTTTTGAATTGGGGATCAATTTCCGGATAGAAAAACAGAATAGGTAGATAAGTGTCACTCATGATGCCGCTCCTGGCTGTTGTTTGAAATTAGTCACAACTTGAATAAACAAATATATGAAAGAAGTCTCATTTTGGCAAGTCATTTTTCAAATGTCACAATTTTGTAAAAGTTAGCGCCAGGAAAATTATCAGCAAAATTCAGCAAATTTTCTGCTTTTTGTGCTTGACAAACGTTGTGAATTTCAATATATTGCATTGGGACTTATGTCAATTATGGTAATTTCCGAAGGAGGAAATTTGCTCATGCGCAGAATAGTTCAAATTACAATTTTGTTGTTGACGCTCGTTTTTTTCTTTTCTTGCGGTAAAAATGACCGAAATTCGGACCGACAAACGGCTGTGCAAAATTTTGATCCCAATCAGCCCGAATACGGCGGTTCACTGGTTCGCGCGCTCAGCGGCGAGCCGGTTTCTTTGCAGCCGCTTTACGGCTACAGCGACGGCGCTTCATGCGAAGTGATTATTCATCTCTTTCCCCCGCTGGTGCGAAAATTGGAAGACCCGGGAAATCCTGGTCACGCCAAATTAACGCCGGTACTGGCGGAAAAATGGCATTTTGAGCAAGACGGCAAAGTTTTGATTTTCAAATTGCGCGAAGGCGTGCACTGGCACGACGGTCCTGAAGTGACCACAGACGACGTGATTTTTACCTACAAAAGAGCTATCGATCCGCACACGAAAACCATCGTCCACTATGCCTTCAGTCGCATCGATACTGTCCTTGCGCTGGACAAATATCGTTTTAAAGTGATTTACAAAGAACCGTTCGTTTACGCCGTGTACCGCTGGGACATCGGCGTTTTGCCTAAACATATTTTACAAGGCAAAGACATCAACACCGATCCTTTCAACCGCCATCCGATTGGCTACGGCATGTTCAAATTTGTCAGTTGGACGCCCAACGAACAAATTGTTTTAGCCGCGAACGAGAATTCCTTCTGGGGCAGACCTCGTCTCGATCGCATGATTTTTCGCTTTATTCCCGAAGCTGCCGTGCAAATTCTCGAGCTCAAAGCCGGGAATCTGGATCTGGTAACGCGGTTGCACACCACGCAATTTCTGCGCGATCTGTCGGGCCCCGAAGTAAAACAAAATGTGAAAAAGTTTGAATACAACGACACTTTCATGTACGGACTGGTTTTCAATTTAAAAATGCCGCTTTTTCAGGACAAACGCGTGCGTCAAGCCATTTATTATGCCATCAACAAAAAAAGCATCATCGACGGCGTTCAATTTGGCAAAGGAAGATTCTGCTGGGGACCCATTCCGCCGGAGTCCTGGGCATACAATCCCGACATCAAAAAATATCCTTTTTCTCCGAAAAAAGCAAAACAACTCTTTGCGCAAGCGGGCTGGACTGACTCTGACAGCGACGGCATTCTTGACAAGGACGGAGAACCGTTCAAATTTACCATGCTTTCCTTTCAAAATGAGTCTGTGCAGCAAATCTTGACAATTGTCCAGCAACAATTGAAAAAAAGCGGCGTTGCCATGAAAATTAAAGTTGTGGAATGGAGCGTCTATTTGAATACTTTTGTTGCCAAAAGAAATTTCGACATGTGCGTTACCCGCGGCGGATTGGGCGTACTTGCTCCGGATTTGTCTTTTGAATTTCATTCCAGCCAGATTCACGACACCGAATACAACTGGGCAACGTACATCAATCCCGAACTGGATGAGCTCATCGAAAATTCCCTGCGCACTTTTGACCGGGAACAGCAGAAAAAATATTTTTACCGCGCCCAGGAGATTATTTCTGAAGATGTTCCGGTGATCTATTTGTACATGCGCAACAGCATGATCGCCACCAGCAAACGCATCCAGGGAGTGAAACCCTATCCTGCGCCGTTGGGATTTGATTATAATTTGGATTATTGGTGGATACCCAAGGTTTTTCAGAGACAATAAAGTACACACTATAGAAAATAGCCCACGGATGACACGGATTACGCGGATAGGCACGGATAGAATTCCTTAAAATTATTGTCATAAGTATAATGTGTGTGCTTTCGAATAAAATGGGTGTTTATTTGCTTAAAAAGATAAAAGGGCAGCCAAATGTTACATTCAGATATAACAGACAAAATAATAAGAGCTTTCTATAATGTGAACAATACGTTAGGTTTTGGCTTTCTGGAAAAAGTTTATGAAAATGCTATGATTATTGAGCTGCGCAAAATGGGTTGCAAGGTATTACAGCAACAAAACATTAAAGTATTTTACGACAACAAAATCGTTGGGGATTATTTTGCCGATTTGTTAGTTGACGACTTAGTTATTGTTGAATTAAAAGCTATGGATAGCCTTTGTGAAGAGCATGAGGCTCAATTGATTAATTATTTGAAAGCTACTGAAATAGAAGTCGGTCTTCTCTTAAATTTTGGAAAGAAGGCAGAATTCAGGAGAAAGATATTTACAAATGACCGGAAATAAAAAATCAGCGAAAATCTGTGTAATCCGTGTCATCCGCGTGCTATTAAAAAAAAGTGAACGACCATGACATCAAAAACAATAAAATTCGCCTTGCTTTTTTCAGCAGTTTTAATTTCAGAGATATTTTGCCAGACTATCGCTTTCAACAAGTCAATTTCCGGATATTTCACCGGCGGCCAGATGACTTTTGATATTTACAAAAGTTACAGCTCTTTGTACATTGATTTTCGCCGTTACGACCGTTCTTATGCCATTCACAGCGGACAGGAAAAATTAATCTATTCTAAACTCATCAGAGAATTGACGTTGCCGAAATTTTTGCTCCTTCAGTACACATTTTATCCCCTGACTTCTCTCAGCAGCTATCTGGAAACGGAAAAACCGGCAACTTTCAACCGCTTCAACACAATTTATGACATCAACTTATTGCGCTCCGTCAGCGGGGGCTATGAGGAGCCTTTTGCCTGGAGTATTTTTGCCGGAAATATTCTGTTCATGCGCTACCAGTTTCTGGATCAGCGCGACAAACAACGCCGGAAACAGGCGGGTTCCGCTTTGGCGGGTTTTGCCTACAGTTTTGGCTATCACCAGATTTTGGACAATATTTACATTCACGATTTCTGGCAGCAACTTGAATTTGTATTGATTGGCAATATCAACGAAAAAAGTCACCGAAAATTATCCTGGAATTTTCGCGTTGGCGTGAAATTTCATCGCTCAAATTTGCTGAACAACGTGCTGACTTTGCAATTTGAGCGTAGCCAGAGTTACTATGGATCGGACAAGCTCTCTTTCCTCAAAAATTCACTCATCAAATACAAAGCCTATTTCCCCATCACTGGCGAGAATCACCCACCCCATTCGGTGTATCAATATTTCAGCTACGGCAAAAAATTTCCCGTGAAGATTTTTGGCAGGATGGTTTTCTTAGTTGCTGCTGCCGGTGTGCGCTGGGAGTGGGTTTATCGCTATGACAGAGAAAAAAACCGATTTCCCGACAAGCCCGAAGGGTATTTGACATGGCTCTTTTCGCCGAATGTGGAATTTTGAAAGAAATAGCTAAAAATGAGGCCGCTGAAAGGCAAACTAATTTGCAAAAGCTACAATTTCTAAAAAAATGTTGTTTATTCTTCCCGTTCATTTTTAATGCCCAATTTCTGCATCTTCTTATAGAGATTCGTCCGGTCAATTTTCAGGGATTTCGCCGTCTCTGATACATTCCAATTATGGGCATGAAGGGCTTGACTGAAAAAATCTCTCTGGAATGCGTGTTCCGCCTCCTGGTAAGTTTCAAAATATCTCATGTTCATAACGCTTTGGGTCTTTAAAACCAAAGAAATTTCGTCAACGGCGATTTCCTCATTATTGCTTAGAATAACTAATCGTTCGATAATGGATTTCAATTGTCGCACATTACCGGGCCATTCTTGCTGCATGAGCAAATGAATGGCTCCGGCGGTGAAGCCCTTAATGTATTTGTTGTTTTCCGCACAAAAACGCTTTAGAAAATGTTGGGCGAGCTCAGGGATATCCTCTTTTTTTTCTGCCAAAGCAGGCAGAGAAATTTCAATAGTTTGTAGCCGATAATACAAATCCGGCCGAAAAAGTCCCTTTTCAATGAGTTCGGATAATTTCTTATTTGTCGCCGCAAATATTCTCACATCAATTTCCAGATCATCAACGCCGCCAACCGGGGTAATTACATGATCCTCCAGAGTTCGCAATATTTTTGCTTGCGATGACGTACTCAAATCTCCAATTTCATCAAGAAAAAGCGATCCCTGATTTGCCATTTCAATTTTACCTTTTTTATCTTGGAAAGCATTAGTGAAAGCTCCTTTCTTGTAACCGAACAATTCGCTTTCCAGTAAATTGTCCGGAATGGCAGCACAATTTAATTGAACAAAAGGGCCATCTGCCCTTCTACTGCGAGTGTGCAAAGCCCTGGCTACAAGCTCTTTTCCTGTTCCGGTTTCGCCGGTAATAAGCACAGTGCTGTTTGTCGGTGCAATTTTATCGATCAAGGCATAAATTTGTTGCATGGCTTCGCTGGTGCCGACCATTTCATACCGCATCAGTATTTCTTCAGCCATCCAGTGATTTTTTAATTGCAGTTTTCGTTTTTCCAGAGCATGTTTTGCCGTAAGAAGCAACCTGTCCAGGCTGACAGGCTTTTCAATAAAATCATAAGCGCCCAATCGTGTGGCTTGCACTGCTTTCTCGATCGAAGCGTAGCCGGTAATCATGATCAACGGCACATCCGGAGCTGTCATCTGGGCTTCTTGCAGAACTTGCATGCCGTCAATTCCGGGCATGGATAAATCAATAAAGCCAAGATCAACTTTGTCATTTTTCAATATTTTCAACGCTCCGCTGCCATCGTGGACGACTATGACATTGTAATTTTCACTTTTCAATGTTTCCGATAATTGCTCTGCAAACGCCTCGTCATCCTCTGCAATCAAGACTTTCGGTTTGAAATGAACCATTTGTTTCCCCGATTTTTCAGTTACAAAAAGAATTCGAATTATTTATCCAACAAAGGCAGATTGATAGTCACTGTAGTTCCCACACCTTTCCTGCTATGAATATCAATTTTCCCGTTATGATTTTGAATAATATTTTTCGAGATGACCAATCCCATGCCTGAGCCATGCTCGGAAGTAGTAAATCCGGGAGTGAATAAGTTTTGCAATTCTTCCTCCGACATTCCTTTGCCATCGTCAGCAATTTCCAGCGTAACGGAATTTTGACCGCCGTAATCTTGCAGAGGATGTGTCTCCAGATTAGTGGAAATCTTAAGTTGTCCGTGACTTCCCATTGCCGTGACGGCATTGTCGAAAATATTAAAAATAGCTTCTTTGAAATGCTTATCGTCGATTTTGACGTTCAGAGCATTTTCATCATAATTGACTTCAATGCGAACTCCTTCGGGCAGTCTCCTCCTGTATTCCTGCAATGTGTCTTTAAGAATATTATTCAGTTCTCCTTTCTGAAAATTGGGTGAATCAAGACGGGCGATTTTCATGAACACATTAATAGTTTCCCGTACACGCTCTATTTCGGAAATGGCGGTATTGGCCAATTTATTATATTCGCTGCTGAATTCAGATGCATTCTTCTGATATTTTCTTTGCAGCCGTTGGATAGCGAGCAAAATCGTGCCCAAGGGCGTCTTTATTTTGTGGGCGACGCGCTGAGCCATAGATGCCCAAATTCGGGCTTGCTCAGATGCCTTTGTCTCTGACAGATCGATAACCAAAAACAGCATTGGTGATTTGCTTCGGTTATATTTCATACGAAATAGCTCCAAACCGAAAATTTTTCTTTTTCCGGAAAATCCAATATTGATTTCTTTATAGAAATGAGTGTAATAACTTTGAACAAACTCAGCATAAACGGCATCAAAGCTCCGAAAATAGCTATTCTGTTTTGTTAATTCATGAATTGATTTGTGCAAATCATTGGGATGCAAATGCGTCAGTTTCAGAAATGTGTGGTTGTATTTCTTTATTTTACCGGATTGATTCATGATAGCGCAGCCAACTCGATTCGATTCCGGTATGCCGATAGCATTTTTTTGGCGAAAAAAATACAGCCCTGGCAGCAAAATTACCGCTAATATAAAAAGAATTAGTCCGAGAAATTTTCCAATCCCCCAATTCAGTTTTAGCCCCAACCAGTTGAATCTAAACGGCAGCGGAGGGAAAATTTCTTCAACTGGTATTGATGCTTTAAATAATTTATGATTTGACAGGAAAATGTATTGCGCTTCTTCATTGGTAGAGCTATTTAAGCGAAAAATGTCTTTCTTGGATTTATCAAAGGTTTCCGTGGGAAAAAAGCATAGCGGACGAAGCTTATTGTCAGTAATCACAATCGAAGGTGGATTGGAGCAGGTGAAAAATAATTCGTCAAAGCCATCGCCATTCAAATCATCGTTTAAAACCAAAAACTTTTCACCGTAATAATCAGAAAAATTGATTAATTCTATTGAATGAGAAAATTTATTATAATGAAACAAACCAGTATTTCCTTCCTCGTCTAACACAACAATCTTGGGATCGCCATCGTATTCCAGATCAAGAATTTTAATGATGGCGGGTTTGAGCGCGATATTTTCCAACTCATATTCGCACAGTACTTTCAACGATTTTCCGTCGATTATTCGCAAAAACGAAGGAATCTGGCCATTGTCCCGACGAGAATAGCAACCGGAAATTATGTCAAGCACATGATCTCCGTTAATATCAAACATATCAAAACATACATAACTCGACTCACCGAGATAAGCCCATTTTTTTAGTACTGATCCATCGTTATTTAAAATTGTTAGATAGCTGCTGTCGCGACGAAATTCGCCAAAAAAACGTCCGTCCGATGCTCCGGCAAGGGCAACGACTATTTGAGGGGTTGGGTTGTCATCAACGTTGATAGTTTGAAAAAAGTGGAGCATGGGAGCAAAATATTTCGCAAAAATGTTTTCTTTTGTAAACAGATCATAGCCCAACAAAGCCCGTGGGTATCCGTCAGCACCGGTATTAAACCCCACTAACAAATCTTTCCTGCCGTCAGAATTTAAATCCGTAAGTTCTGCCTCGTCAAGATTACCATCCCAATTTCCATTTCCGTTTCTGTCTTTTCCGCAAATAGTCTGAATTGATTGGGTGGGCTTTAATCTGGAATTATAAATGTCGACATATCCCCTATCCTTGTCAATTCGGTAAGTAAGACATCGATAGTTCTTACTCCCATGCAATTCAATTAAATTATTTGAATCTAAATGATTTCTCAAAGAAATACCTGTATCAAAAGTTAAGGAATAGGTATCAATCTCGCGTACAAAAAGAAAAAAAGGGTTATTGTCATCTGATCTTAAAATCCCAATTTCCTGCTGAAAATCATTATCAAAATCATCAAGAATAAAATCCCACACCTTGTCGTAGCTGTTGATAATAGGTGTTATTGTTCCGACTTGCTTGATTTTTGAGATGTCCCAGTGGATTGTTTCGGGTGTATTTTTTTCTTCAGCGGAAGATTTTGTTAGTCCTAGAATTAATTGGGAACTGAAGAAGATCAGTAATATGAAATTGCGTTTGGTCATGTTTTATTCCCTTGCATTTAAAATTATTCGATCGATTTAATAATAGCGAAATTATGGTAGAAATGCAAGGGGAAAGTGATTCCTTTAAAAAAGCTTTCAGCGGGCTAAAATTATCTTTTTTACATACTGATATTCACCCGCCTGAAAGATAACTAAATAAATACCGCTTGTTACTTTTTCTCCGCTATAATTTTTACCA
It includes:
- a CDS encoding nucleotidyltransferase family protein, giving the protein MNFATHQKEKSNSLSCLILAAGFGSRLKNIGVKPLLSCRGKSFLRTIVENSLQANFSPVVSVVNHSNRSVIEKLKLPMKILINEAPENGMFSSVRIGVEHLAKFSSGILIIPVDYPLVKKTTYEVLASDFRSHQNSVIIPSLGKKSGHPVIIPAILFSKILQKALSATLRDVFAENRQLIRYVAVSDPGILININTETAYRKYCQ
- a CDS encoding GAF domain-containing protein codes for the protein MSDTYLPILFFYPEIDPQFKKAFVYKHFNFLVKKSTEKSEIIDFIGEHKYFIFISDASGMAEIRGLHKKFPELAERVALIGLGEDAIAELLSAHGDVLFESVQTITLPPDYHKSLLALMNASNYLKHKRQLFELAYRLNIQAKELHELNDIGVALSAERDPDKLLETILSKSREITGADAGSLYLVEKIPDREEDSKNYLADKQLRFKLAHCDTIPIDFTESVMPIEKKSIAGNVALTGKVLNISDVYELSKESGLTHNRSFDEAVGYRTKSMLVIPMLNHKDEMIGVLQLINRKKHWDVLLSSPAVIEEEIIEFDEKCVDLASSLASQAAVSIENNRLYEDIKNLFEGFIKASVHAIEQRDPTTFGHSERVATLTSALAKQVDRIGTGKFKDVHFSREEFQQIQYAALLHDFGKIGVRENILVKAKKLFPYELDTVKNRFKILTQATKLKSADRKIKFLLDYEKQKAMELFERLDWETQEKIRKLDEFLQIVCEVNEPTVLNDSKLEKLQQIATLEIDANGKSTHLLTEEEIARLSIPKGSLSNEERLEIESHVTHTYNFLEKIPWTRELRSVPEIAYAHHEKLDGSGYPRRLSAPEIPIQSRMMVIADIYDALTAWDRPYKKAVPEQKALDIIGYEVKDGKVDAELFKIFIEAKLFELVKKPDETS
- a CDS encoding NmrA family NAD(P)-binding protein, translated to MEKRILVLGGTGMLGAPVARNLKQQGFQVRIMTRNKEKAQKLFDDSFEIVTGDVTDANDTEKALNGCYGVHINLQPSIELSVAENILNVASRLGLQRITYLSGATTFIKNPKIPLAKQKLKVEKLIKESGIPYTFFCPTGAMENILSMIRGNRANVIGKKPVYVHWFAAEDLGRMVAKSYTTEKAANKKLCIHGPEKLSSREALQRYCSEIHPEIKNLGSIPFWLAKIIGVMAKNESLKNDVPVMVHFAKKGEPGDPTEANNILGAPAITLDEWIKQRKAKLSTATA
- a CDS encoding sigma-54-dependent Fis family transcriptional regulator, yielding MVHFKPKVLIAEDDEAFAEQLSETLKSENYNVIVVHDGSGALKILKNDKVDLGFIDLSMPGIDGMQVLQEAQMTAPDVPLIMITGYASIEKAVQATRLGAYDFIEKPVSLDRLLLTAKHALEKRKLQLKNHWMAEEILMRYEMVGTSEAMQQIYALIDKIAPTNSTVLITGETGTGKELVARALHTRSRRADGPFVQLNCAAIPDNLLESELFGYKKGAFTNAFQDKKGKIEMANQGSLFLDEIGDLSTSSQAKILRTLEDHVITPVGGVDDLEIDVRIFAATNKKLSELIEKGLFRPDLYYRLQTIEISLPALAEKKEDIPELAQHFLKRFCAENNKYIKGFTAGAIHLLMQQEWPGNVRQLKSIIERLVILSNNEEIAVDEISLVLKTQSVMNMRYFETYQEAEHAFQRDFFSQALHAHNWNVSETAKSLKIDRTNLYKKMQKLGIKNEREE
- a CDS encoding peptide-binding protein gives rise to the protein MRRIVQITILLLTLVFFFSCGKNDRNSDRQTAVQNFDPNQPEYGGSLVRALSGEPVSLQPLYGYSDGASCEVIIHLFPPLVRKLEDPGNPGHAKLTPVLAEKWHFEQDGKVLIFKLREGVHWHDGPEVTTDDVIFTYKRAIDPHTKTIVHYAFSRIDTVLALDKYRFKVIYKEPFVYAVYRWDIGVLPKHILQGKDINTDPFNRHPIGYGMFKFVSWTPNEQIVLAANENSFWGRPRLDRMIFRFIPEAAVQILELKAGNLDLVTRLHTTQFLRDLSGPEVKQNVKKFEYNDTFMYGLVFNLKMPLFQDKRVRQAIYYAINKKSIIDGVQFGKGRFCWGPIPPESWAYNPDIKKYPFSPKKAKQLFAQAGWTDSDSDGILDKDGEPFKFTMLSFQNESVQQILTIVQQQLKKSGVAMKIKVVEWSVYLNTFVAKRNFDMCVTRGGLGVLAPDLSFEFHSSQIHDTEYNWATYINPELDELIENSLRTFDREQQKKYFYRAQEIISEDVPVIYLYMRNSMIATSKRIQGVKPYPAPLGFDYNLDYWWIPKVFQRQ
- a CDS encoding GxxExxY protein, which encodes MLHSDITDKIIRAFYNVNNTLGFGFLEKVYENAMIIELRKMGCKVLQQQNIKVFYDNKIVGDYFADLLVDDLVIVELKAMDSLCEEHEAQLINYLKATEIEVGLLLNFGKKAEFRRKIFTNDRK